A region of Brevundimonas sp. NIBR10 DNA encodes the following proteins:
- a CDS encoding transglutaminase family protein, producing the protein MRSELVYRFDPPTDAIYQFQVAHWPGQDILEETLITTPQVTFTEDKDAEFGARTLRAHLEGEVALTYTAVVENGVLQGLPPVALQHDWNDLPAEVLAYRLPSRYCPSDQFGRFVERQFGDSTGGERVLAILEWIKDNIDYEFGVSDSETTAARTFIDRAGVCRDFTHLGITLCRASGIPARAVSAYAHLLDPPDFHAIFEVWLSNGWWLVDPTGLAPIEGLVRIACGRDAADIAFLSTQGVCEMVSQSVTVEPA; encoded by the coding sequence GTGCGCTCAGAGCTCGTCTATCGGTTCGATCCGCCGACCGACGCCATCTATCAGTTCCAGGTGGCGCACTGGCCGGGCCAGGACATCCTGGAAGAGACCCTGATCACCACGCCCCAGGTCACCTTCACCGAGGACAAGGACGCCGAGTTCGGCGCCCGGACCCTGCGTGCGCATCTGGAGGGCGAGGTCGCCCTGACCTATACCGCCGTGGTCGAGAACGGCGTGCTTCAGGGTCTGCCGCCGGTCGCCCTTCAGCATGACTGGAACGACCTGCCGGCCGAGGTCCTGGCCTATCGCCTGCCCAGCCGCTACTGCCCGTCGGACCAGTTCGGCCGGTTCGTGGAACGCCAGTTCGGCGACAGCACCGGCGGCGAGCGGGTGCTGGCGATCCTGGAATGGATCAAGGACAACATCGACTACGAGTTCGGCGTCTCGGATTCGGAGACGACGGCGGCCCGCACCTTCATCGACCGGGCGGGCGTTTGCCGCGACTTCACCCATCTGGGGATCACCCTGTGCCGGGCGTCGGGGATCCCGGCGCGGGCGGTCAGCGCCTATGCCCATCTGCTGGACCCGCCGGACTTCCACGCCATCTTCGAGGTGTGGCTGTCGAACGGCTGGTGGCTGGTCGATCCGACCGGTCTGGCCCCCATCGAGGGTCTGGTTCGCATCGCCTGCGGCCGCGACGCCGCCGACATCGCCTTCCTGAGCACCCAGGGTGTCTGCGAGATGGTCAGCCAGTCGGTGACGGTGGAACCGGCCTGA
- a CDS encoding HNH endonuclease — MQVQSLTPNASVARPFVAQPHVGQSPAGFPALVLNADFRPLSYYPLSLWPWEEAVKAVYQDRVDVVAQYDKVVRSPSMEMQLPSVIALKSYIDQDRSPAFTRFNVFLRDGFTCQYCGNADQLTFDHVVPRSQGGRTTWENIVAACSPCNLKKGGRTPRQAQMPIRREPHRPNAWQLQDAGRRFPPHYLHQSWLDYLYWDIELEP; from the coding sequence ATGCAGGTCCAGTCTCTCACACCGAACGCCTCGGTCGCCCGCCCCTTCGTGGCCCAACCTCATGTCGGTCAGTCGCCGGCGGGTTTCCCCGCCCTGGTGCTCAACGCCGACTTCCGGCCCCTGTCCTACTACCCGCTGTCGCTGTGGCCGTGGGAAGAGGCGGTCAAGGCGGTCTATCAGGACCGCGTTGACGTCGTCGCCCAGTACGACAAGGTCGTCCGCAGCCCCTCCATGGAGATGCAGCTGCCCAGCGTCATCGCGCTGAAATCCTACATCGACCAGGACCGCAGCCCGGCCTTCACCCGCTTCAACGTCTTCCTGCGCGACGGCTTCACCTGCCAGTATTGCGGCAATGCCGACCAGCTGACCTTCGACCACGTGGTCCCGCGCTCACAGGGCGGTCGCACGACCTGGGAGAACATCGTCGCCGCCTGTTCGCCGTGCAATCTGAAGAAGGGCGGCCGGACCCCGCGCCAGGCCCAGATGCCGATCCGCCGCGAGCCACACCGTCCCAACGCCTGGCAGCTTCAGGACGCGGGCCGGCGCTTTCCGCCGCACTACCTGCACCAGAGCTGGCTCGACTACCTGTACTGGGACATCGAGCTGGAGCCGTAG
- a CDS encoding trimeric intracellular cation channel family protein, with product MTPLVDPETARALADPQQVLVALDFAGVAVFAATGALAAAREKHDLVTFAFFAAITGVGGGTLRDLLIGQPVFWVEDWRYIAVCLLAAVTIWMIGRRDWRFRALLWLDAVGLAAYGVMGAAKAEAVGMAPLICIVMGALTACFGGIVRDLLAGQPSILLRREITVSAALLAATAFVALRLPEMPIWPAAVVAALLGFALRAGALVYGWSLPAFPDRARR from the coding sequence ATGACACCGCTCGTGGATCCCGAAACCGCCCGCGCCCTGGCCGATCCGCAACAGGTCCTGGTCGCCCTGGACTTCGCCGGTGTCGCCGTCTTCGCCGCAACCGGGGCCCTGGCGGCGGCCCGGGAAAAGCATGACCTCGTCACCTTCGCCTTCTTCGCGGCCATCACCGGCGTGGGCGGCGGCACCTTGCGCGACCTTCTGATCGGCCAGCCGGTCTTCTGGGTCGAGGACTGGCGCTACATCGCCGTCTGTCTGCTGGCCGCCGTGACGATCTGGATGATCGGGCGGCGCGACTGGCGGTTCCGGGCCCTGCTGTGGCTCGATGCGGTCGGACTGGCGGCCTATGGCGTCATGGGCGCGGCCAAGGCGGAAGCCGTCGGTATGGCGCCCCTGATCTGCATCGTCATGGGGGCGCTGACGGCCTGTTTCGGCGGCATCGTGCGAGACCTGCTGGCCGGCCAGCCGTCGATCCTGTTGCGACGCGAGATCACCGTCTCGGCGGCCCTTCTGGCCGCGACCGCCTTCGTCGCCCTGCGCCTGCCCGAGATGCCGATCTGGCCCGCCGCCGTCGTCGCGGCCCTGCTGGGCTTCGCACTGCGCGCCGGTGCCCTCGTCTATGGCTGGAGCCTGCCGGCGTTTCCGGATCGGGCGCGTCGATAA